The Penaeus monodon isolate SGIC_2016 chromosome 6, NSTDA_Pmon_1, whole genome shotgun sequence genomic sequence TCAGGTATGGGCTCAATTCAGGTCAGGTATGGGCTCAATTCAGGTCAGGTATGGGCTCAATTCAGGTTTAGGTAGGGTCAATTCAGGTCAGGTATGGGCTCAATTAGGTCAGGTAGGGCATTTCAGGTCAGGTATGGGTTCAATTCAGGTCAGGTATGGGTTCAATTCAGGTCAGGTATGGGCTCAATTCAGGTCAGGTATGGGCTCAATTCAGGTCAGGTATGGGTTCAATTCAGGTCAGGTATGGGTCAATTCAGGTCAGGTATGGGCTCAATTCAGGTCAGGTATGGGCTCACTTCAGGTCAGATATGGGCTCAATTCAGGTCAGGTATGGGGTCAATTCAGGTCAGGTATGGGGTCAATTCAGGTCAGGTATTGGCTCAATTCAGGTCAGGTATGGGCTCAATTCAGGTCAGGGTCAGCAAATTCATATCAGTGATTCAGATCAAGGACAGTAATACAGGTCATGGTCAAGTGATACAGGTCAGAAACAGCTGATTCAGATCCAGGGTTAAAATGGGGCAAGTGATACAGGTCAGGGTCGAGGatgcggggggcggggggtcgATTCAGGTCATGGGGGGAAGGAAGATTCTTGTGCACACTTCTGGAGAGGGTTtaagaaaggtgaagggaaggatggatggatgtttggagacagagacagagagagagagagagagagagagagagagagagagagagagagagagagagaaaagagaaataagagaatagaagaggaagtgtgagtgagagagagagagagagagaaagagagacagagacagagagacagaaagagagataagggaagagcagagatgagaaaagaagaaaaagacagagagaacgagaaaaaaagaaccccctccaaaaaaaaaaatccgaggaaatgaaaaaaaagacagataatttCCCCTGAACAAAAGCCATTTAACTAATCCTCGTTTCCCTCAGCCGGGCGACAAAAAGAACCCGATGTTGTTCCCGAAACTACGGaagttcctctccctccttccggaTTCCTTCCCCGATGCCGAAAAGCAGAAAAGGTAAATTAAATAAACTGTCTGTCGTAATATCTCCTTCGTAaacctttattttcatttgaattcatttaatttatttattcatgtctatccgtatatgtttttatttatttatacatatctactgGTTTATTTGTATCTCTCTATCGTAATATCTCCTTCGTCagtctttatttaaaaaagaaaatcatttgaTTGATTgacctatttacacacacacacacacagacacacacacacacacacacacacacacacccacacccacgcacacacatacacacactcgcactcacgcgcacacacacacacacacacacatatatatatatatatatatatatatatatatatatatatatatatatatttctttatatatatctattgatttaCAACAGTCTGACCACACctaccttccccttccagagTCGTGGCGTCGGGCTGCACCAAAAAGATGCTGAGTCAGATGTCAGACGAGCTGGAGGCCCACCTGGTGCCCTTAGGCTGCCCGGTGGTCTTCTGCCACAACGACCTCCTCGTCAGGAACATCATCTGGGACGACGACCACGGCAGCGTCACCTTCATCGACTTCGAGTACGCGGCGCCCAACTACCAGCCGTTCGATATCGCCAACCACTTCAATGAGTActcgggggtgggggaagggggggactaggggttgggtgggggggaagggggggaatatggggtgggagggagggaaaagagggtggggggagggaaagggggtggaggagagggaaagggggtggggagagggaaaggtggaaagggaaaggtgggaggagaaaagagagaagagagaggagaggagagggagagaagagagagagaagagagagagagacagaaagtgagagagagacatcgaaagacagaaagtgagagagagagacatcgaaagacagaaagcgagagagagagacaaaaagagatcaagaaagaaagagagagagagagacaagaacgaCTGACCAGCAAACAACCAAAGCATATACCCTATAATCTCAACTTTTACAAAACCCAAGACGCTAACCTACTGCAGGAATGGAGGAACTGGACTGGACGCGGTACCCAAGCCCCGAGGTACAGCGGTCGTGGCTACGCAGCTACCTTTCCGAGTACCAGGGCGTGGTGGAGGACGAGGTCACTCTGCAAGACATCGAACTCTGGAGAGGCTGGGTCACGAAATTCACTCTAGCGTCTCACCTCCTGTGGGGCGTCTGGGGGCTTCTGCAGGCCTGCCATTCCTCGCTGGACTTCGATTACATCACGTGAGTTTATCGCTCGTATTCAGAGACACCTCAGACATCTTTTCCCGGTGATTGGCTAACGAGGCAAGGCAGCTCGACGGTGATTGGCTGCGGCGTAAGACTGCCCcgacggtgattggctgacgggCGCGAGTTGCTGGTCCGGCTCTGCTTTTAAGGTGTCCGAAATCTTTCTGAATGTAGCCTCCgggatagtacagtggtaacgtgtcggcctctcaagCGTCTTTTCAAGGGTTCTGGAGAGATATCACCAAGTTGTTTACCTGGTTTCGTAAGACGATATTCATTTTGGAGCAAACAAGAAGggtaatataatgacaaaaaattgcTTTTCCCTAGAGATAAAAAAGTCTCAGGCATCGATGTAACTAATATCTTATCCATGCCCAGTAATAACCATGTTTAAACTTAAAAACAGGCCACTACCTAGTTAGAg encodes the following:
- the LOC119573729 gene encoding ethanolamine kinase 1-like, encoding MAIGWHELVVSVYKRGMSSHAPLQRFAGRFKSGDGDDAITSVRPHLHCGVTNILVGVWCESERDQVLVRVYGNNTHLFIDRQEEINTMKVIHEAGCGPEVYVAFTNGLCYAFTPGVPLTFKSVTHENVWRAVSKQVAKIHKIQPGDKKNPMLFPKLRKFLSLLPDSFPDAEKQKRVVASGCTKKMLSQMSDELEAHLVPLGCPVVFCHNDLLVRNIIWDDDHGSVTFIDFEYAAPNYQPFDIANHFNEYSGMEELDWTRYPSPEVQRSWLRSYLSEYQGVVEDEVTLQDIELWRGWVTKFTLASHLLWGVWGLLQACHSSLDFDYITYGISRVAEYKRRKEEIFRLDVAMK